The Marasmius oreades isolate 03SP1 chromosome 2, whole genome shotgun sequence genomic sequence GTCAGAGGCGACCCTCTCCGTTCGTGGCCCGAAGCTCCTCTCCCTCGATCCCCTCCTCCACCCCGTCCCTGGCTTCCGAAAGCCCTTCACGCCCACGCTCGGCCTCTCCATTGCCCCACTCAAAACACCCCACTATGAGGGCACCGGCGGCCTCTTCTTCCGCCTCAGAAATGACCAAAACAGCGTTGTCCTTCTCACCGCTGCCCACGTCGCTCGCCCTCCCACCGTCTACCCCAACCTGGGAATGACGCACGGGGAAAACAGCCAGCCCCGTGAGGAGATTGTCGCTCTTGGCAACAAGGGTTACCAGGACGCTACAAATGCTATTGTGACCCAAATCGGCACCCTTATCCGCACTAGCGATGTGTGGGAGAGTAAAATTACCAGGCTGCGCCAGCTCACCAACCATGGCGAGAATCCAGAGGCTACCAAGAGGCTCAAGGAGGCCCAGCAGGAGATGGACAAGGTGAAAAGGACAATCGAATCTTTGGATGAGCTTCACAGCAATGTTACCAAACTCATGACGAACCCGAACCAGCGAATTGTCGGCTTCGTCCTCCACGCCGACCCCATCGGCGTCTCCAATGATGGATACATGCACGACTGGGCCTTTATCGCGCTCTCCGAGAAGATTGACTGGCACTCCTTCAAAGGAAACAAGATCTGGGTTGGTACGTATTATTCCCTCCTGTCCGTCCCGCAGTACCAATTGTTATTATCCCGCAGGTGAAGACCTTGACTTTGGCGGACTCATGTTCCCACATCCCAAtgaccgggcagcctacagGATCCCAGAAGATGGCCTCCTCCAGGTCCTTGGCGTCGTGCCCGAGAATGAGATGCGGCATCCCCAGCAACTCAACGTGCATGGCGACAAGGCATTGCCTGTCATCAAGAATGGCATGGCCACGGGCACCACAGTGGGTTGGCTCAACTCACTTGAATCTCTCGTTCGCTACTACCCATCGTACGCTGGCGGCCCGGGCAATAAGTTCACGGCTGTCGAGGTCACCATTGTGCCCTATGGGAGTAGCCGTGGTGCCTTCTCTGCCAAAGGAGATTCTGGTGCTGTTATCCTTGGCAGAGATGGCCGTATTGTGGCCCTGCTCaccggtggtggtggcttgACAGATGCGACAGACGTAACTTATGGGACGCCATACTGTAAACTCGAACGACATATCAAGAATGTCTATCCCAGCTGCCACCTCTACCCGGTCGTCAACTAAGGTAGGTTTGTCTCGTGCTTTTCGCGCATAACTGACACTACCGTGTAAACTATGTATCTATCCATCTGTCTGTCTCTGTGATATACAGGTAGGTTGTGCTTGATTTGTCGTGTAACAGGCTTCTTTGTCATTCTATATGTTGTACTATACGTTGTACTTTGTACTGAATAGTGTGTTTTTCTAATTTGCATGTGTTTAAGTAAAGGTTCGGTCATTTTTCCTCGAACAAGGTGTATAGAGTGTGCTTCCAATGCTCAGCAGAGCTTATATTAAGAGTACGTATCATTGCCTTCTTATCCTCACTGATGAGAAAGGTGATTCCAATCCAACCCATATGTAAGGACCGTTGTGGAAGACGTCCACACTCCTGGCAAGATTGAAGCAGCTAATGTAAACTGCTACCACCATGCCCATATCAATGATCATAAATTGGTAAAGGAAGAGGCGCCAGTCAAAGCTCAAAATTTAAAAGCGTGAGAGGGATTGTTGCATGATCGTGGGAAATTAATCCTCAAGCCGAACGCGCCCGACGTCGACGATGCCAAAATCTCACTTCCCCGTCGTCGTTGTCCCTCATCAACAATGTCGATGCTTGCTCGTCGATCCGTGGCCCGCGTCGTGGCTCAGCCCTCGCTACTGGTGATACCCTCAAGTGCCCGTAACATGGCTACCCTCCGTGAACTCGAACTTCGTCTCAAGTCTGTCCGCAACATTGAGAAAATTACAAAGGTACGCGCTTGCTTCTTCAGAATACAATTTTTTCTAATTTCTTTTTATCGCTAGTCAATGAAAATGATTGCATCTACAAAACTCGCAAAGGCTCAGAGAGCTATGCAAGCAGGAAAGGAATACGGTATCGCTAACTCCGGTACGTGGCCTGTTCTCCATCctgttcttcttcccttaGTTCTCATTTTCCCTTACCTTCTATTTAGAGGTCTTTGATCACTCGAAAGAAGAATCACCCTCAGACTCTATACGTCGTCTTTTCATCGTCGTCTCCTCCGATAAAGGCCTTTGCGGcggtatccattcttccgtCAGCAAAGCCACACGTCGCGCCTTGAATAACTTAGCAGACACTCCCCTTGAAGGTGTCAAGATAGACCCCACGTCGCCCGTCATGGTCATTGGTGACAAGTCGAAAGCCCAACTTACGCGTGCCCAACCCAAGAACCTCAGGCTGACGTTCAACCAAATTGGTAGAGACATCCCCACCTTCGCAGATGCTGCTGGTGTCGCGGATTTGATTACGAAGAGTGGTGTAGAGTTTGATGCGGTTGTCCTGGTTCACAACCGATTCGTCTCGGCAATCTCGTACGAGCCTAAGGCGTTTGAGGTCAAGGGTGCAGCAGCCTTGAAGGAAAGCGGTACGTTTTCGTCTCTGATTCTTTTGCGTTGATGAAGTTTCCCTATTTATCAATGATGTTGCTTCAGAGGGCTtcaagagatatgagatgGAAGACGACTTCACCAAGGATCTTGCCGAATTCTCTCTTGCCAATGCCATCTATGCGGCACTTGTAGAAGGTCATGCTTGCGAGCAGAGCGCACGGTACGTCCTTTTTGCGCTCTTCTCTCTATCTCGTTGCTTAAATATATTTTTTCTTTCAGTCGTAACGCTATGGACAACGCATCAAAGAACGCGAAGGACATGATTGATTCATTGACTATGCAGTATAACCGTGGTCGCCAGGCCGCAATTACGAACGAGTTGGTGGATATCATTACTGGTGCGTTGGTTCGTTCGCTCAGCTCCGCGCTTCTTGCTGACATTTTCGATTTCCTCAGGTGCGAGCGCACTCTAAGCGAACACAGGGTTTGAGTAGAGTGTTAGTGATATTAGATGCTGCGCTCAAGCACGTTTCACTCGTTGATAAGATAATACAAACTTTTATTTTCATTCAGTGATGTCCTGCGCGAGGGGAGATCTGAAGGTTTCGTCGCACCGGTCGGGTAGACATTTACCATCACCCACCCGACCGAGCTCGTTATTACTTGAACATCTCTCTCTATTTGCGTACACTTCTGTCCTTTGGTGGGAGGGGTGAATAAAtccgaaaaaaaaagatatcTCTCGCACAATCGAACGCCCCTCCACCAATACCTCCCGATAATGACTTGATGAATGACTCTACAGCACAGATTGAGGCGGACGAGGAAAAGTCGCACCAAGTCCCACTAAGAGCGGCGGAGGCAATGCAGGAGCAAGCAGTCGTTGCACCGAAGGAAAACAAGATTCGTTGAGTTTCAATGCCTCGAATATTTCTGCAATCACTATTCCACCAGTTCACTTGAAATGTCTTCTTCAGGTGAAAAAAGCACCAGCGTTAGTGCAAACGTTTGTTGAAGGTGATCCAGAGTCCGAAGCACGATTAGAGAAGGAGGCAAAGACGAGACGTATAATCCACTATTCAGGGCACGTAGGAATACGGATGAATAGAACCAAAGGCCGTTGTGTATAATCACGAAGTAAACAGGGTATACTAAGCTTGTAATTACTGTGGTGCTTCTGTCGGAAATATTGACGGCGGTTTATAAGCGGTTATAAACGTTACGCCTTTTCTCACAAGGTGATATTGCCTTATGGAGACTTATTTTAATCTTACGGAGCCTTATTTGGCTTACAACCGCTTATGAGCTTCCCGGAAAATCTCCGAGATGTCAGGCGCTTCGGACTGTCGGCCCACTTATATGCGATTGTAAGGCAAATAAGGCTCCGTAAGATTAAAATAAGTCTCCATAAGGCAATATCACCTTGTGAGAAAAGGCGTAACGTTTATAACCGCTTATAAACCGCCGTCAATATTTCCGACAATTCGTAATACGAACTGCATGCTTCCTCCATGAAAACGGTAAACTGCAACAGAAATACATAACAGAGGTCGAAGTGACGATGATGGAAGGATGAGGCTCTCTAAACGGGATGATATTCTTCGGTTTTTCAATTTCAGTCTCTGTGATATATAGATATATCCTGCAAAAAAACAGTCCAGCGGAGCTCTCGGAGAATGGTGATTTTACGAGAACGTAAACATCTGATGTATGGAATCCGACTGTATAGTCGCGTTGATGACCTGAGGCTGGGTATGTATCAAAGAGCCCTTGCACATCGCACTCGTTGCATTGCAACACCTATAAATCACCAAGTAGTTTTTAGAGCTTGTCGAAAGTGATCGATCCTGGACTGCAGGTCAAGGGTATCGGTCGAGACGGTGGGCGATAAGGCGAGTGGATGGTCCATAGTCCGTATCAAATTCCGTCGCTTGTTCATCGGAGCGTACATGGTTGGCAGCTCTCGTAGATGAAACATTTATAGTTGTAGATCCTCGTCTTTTCGGTCTAATCGAGATAAGCGTCAGGCTGTGGGGAAGCCGTTTGGATTACCCGTGCCTTCGAATCCGTTATGGTTTGGTAAGTTGTCTGTGTTTGAATCCACAAGAAACCAGACACAGCTGGGAGCGTCGAAACCCTTCTCATGTCGCAGTCAAACACGCCCTCGTCGCACCGATAGGTAAAGGAGTCAGGTTCGGTCTGGAAGCAAGTCGGAAGATTTGCGAGGAGCCACGAGGACGTAATACAGAAAACAACTTTTCCCTGCAGACAAATGTCATTGGTACGTTATCCTTGGAATCGTACTAAGATGCCAGGCATCCCACAGACAGTAAAAGCACCTTTGAGACGGTTTGAAGTGGGCTAATCCGGACTATCATCAGTATCCATATGTTGGTCTTCACCTTTATCATCGGGATCCCTTGAAATTTATTTTTCCAGTACTGTTTGTTTTTGAACTCCCGATAGGTGAGATCGTCAAATCGACCCGAAAAGTCTCAGTCAGGCGCCATGAACGCAGCAATTTGCATGGAGATGACAGCTGAGGCGTACGGAGAGATGGTAGGTGGCGACAAATCCTGTGCATGTGTTTCAAGCTTGAGAAAGAACAAATACGACAGTTAGGTGGCCGCCGTATGGGAGGACTATAGTACATGGACTTTAGCCAGGTAATGTGCTTACGCTGTACGTAACTCTAGatgtaattcaaactccgccggGTCTGCTATCGTCGGTTCGATCGGGTACCCCGGCCAAAAATCCTAGGAATTATGTACGGCTTTTCCGCCGAGGAGGTAAGCAGCCGACGACCTTGGAATCCGAGTCGGCGAAACAACTTTGCCAAATGAGCGCGGATGTAACTTAGACCACGGTACGGACTCACTTATAAAAGCCAGCCTTCTGCTACTCCTTCCACTCAGATCCTCCTCTACCTGCACTCGCCCTCTCAACAATGTCGATCCCAGTGCACGAATCCCAACAACACCAAGACCACCAAGAGTCAAGTGACATTGACTCCGATGCCAGGTCTTCCATATTCAActttgacgacgatgaggatgagcgTGATCGTGCCGAGCTTTCgtctccttcctcctcctccttcgatAAATCCTCCATCGCTCATCTCATCTCCACCCAcggttcctcttcttccaccgCTTGGCTCGAGTTCTCTCGCTACAAAATATGGCAAGCACCCGCCTCTTTCCTCGCCGAGAACCCCACTTCTACCTTCCTCCCCATCCAAGGCTACATGCAACACAAACATTACATCTTTGCATGGGGCAACCCTATCGTCTCCGACGTTTCCCTTCTCGGTCCCACTGCCAAGGCCTTTGTGTCCTGGGCGGTAGATGAACAAAAAGCGAAACCCGTTTGGTGTTGTACCGATCTCGCTCTCGAGACCGTTCTAGCCAACAACAACAAAGAACGTGGTCTCGGATGGTCTACGGTCGAGTGTATCCACGAGGAAGTTCTCGATCCAGATCATATCCTGGAATTGACGAACgcgaaggggaaggagggtGTCGGTGCAGTCAAAGATTTGAAAAAGAACCTTCGGAGGGCAGAGAGAGCTGGCGTTTCTGTTGAGGAAACGACAGAAAATTGGTCACAGCATGACAGACAGGAGGTGGAAGATGGTTTACTTGAGTGGCGAAAGAGTAAAGGTCTGAAAGGTGTCCAGTTGGCCTCTGTAAGTTGGTCTCTTTCTATGGTTTTTGATCAGATGACTTACCATGTACCCTACAGACCACTGGACTTCCATGGATAGATGAACAGCACCGTCGATATCTGGTCGCTCGCCACGAGGGCCACATCGTCGGGATTTTGATCCTCACTCCCATTCACGGGCCCTACCAGCCCCCTGCCTCCGAGGTATCATCCGTACCTGCTCCAGCCCCAGTCCCAACCACATCTCCGCTCAAACAGAAACGAAAATTCTTCCTTCGGCACCACAAGTCCTCTCCAGAGACATCTCCCGAACGAGAGTCTTCCCAATCTACCTCTTCCTCGGATTCTGAATCACCCATTCAATCACCCATATTCTCTTCTCATAGtctctcctcatcttcctcctccctcgaCACTGATTTCTCTCTCCATATGGAGTCCAAGTCCGCTTCCACCTCGCCCTACTACCTCATTAAAAATgccatctctttcccttccgcACCCCGAGGCACGTCTGAACTCCTCATCCACACCTCGCTTGAGCTCCTTCAAAAAGCATCGCCTTCACGACCTCCCAAAGTCACCTTTGGTATAACAGCGTCTGACACCCTTCATCCGAAAGCCAACCTCTCGGGATGGAAGATTGCTGGGCTGTCGAAGGTGTATTCGAAGGTAGCCGGTACGGCCGGATTACTAAAACGAGGCGATTTCAGAGCCAAGTTTGATTCTGGAAGGGTGCCGATGTATGTTTGTTATTCTACTGCAGACGGCGGATTTGGGATTGAGGGTGTCAAAGCGTTGTTGAAGGTGTTGAAAAAGTGATCACTATCACTTCCCCTATTCGTTGCGTGCCTATACCATATATCATTATTTTGATGTTTCTTTTTGTGAATGATGTATAATCGATATCTTACCTGGTTGTAACTATTATGTCCCTGTTCCTATATTGTCATCCCTTCCTCTGATACCATAGTTCTCCATTTCGTTCTgttgcaaaaaaaaagtagtTCGATTTTCGGAAAATGattactgtcattgacccggaagtcggcaatctaaggagaaatattAGTATAACTAAAGAAGTACGTACCAGAACCTGTAAATAAATTACAGTTGCATAGAACACCTTTTGAGGTATgtgcctaccaatttttgtGTGGGGAGGGTGTGAGGTTattgagatatgaattttttaatgagggggtgtcgaaaacgtggccccacggcgaagtcggaaattGCCGATTTAAGCGACGTCGCTGTCGTCACACAATCGCGCTCGTTGAAAAAGTGTCGATATCTCCTCGAGTTCCCAACCAAAATACACAATAGGGGGCTCAAAATGAAGCGTAGATAAAGGCGAATATTATTTAAGCTAATTCAGTCACAAAGGATACACTTTTCCGCTTCAGATACTGGTCTAATGCCTCCAGCTCATCAACATTCTCAAATGGCTCCCAAGTCTTATCTCCATCATCCCACCAGACCCGAAATTGCAGCTTGTCCTCAACACGACGATGTTTCTCAAtcttcttgacaccaatttcCACCTCCTCACTGTTATTCTCACTGGTCTCTCTGTCATCTTCCATAGGCATATCAACTAATTCCCTGCTGCTGTCATAACCATTGTCCCTGAGCTCCTGGGTCAATATATCTGCAATAGAGACATTCCCAATCTCATATTCATCATCATTGTCATCGCTGTTGCTCTTGGCAGAAAGGGGTGGAGTGGTGTGAGAGGCAGCTGCTGAAGTTTCAGCAGGACTGGTCCCTTTGTTAATTCGACGGGGGCGGGGTCGGGGTTGAGATGGCTGGGGGGGTGGAGATAGTGCAGAGAAGTCAAAATTTTCACCTGAAGATGATTCTGATACCACGTCAACTTGACgaccctttcctttgccaCCCTTTGCTCTGCCACGCCCTTTACCTCGACTCcgaccagcaccagcacctctAGCTCTACCCCGAGCTTGACCTTGCAGTTTGCCATGATCCCCACTGGCCTCTCTGATCAACTTTTCCAATTCTTGCTGTCGAGTTTTCAGACGGTGTTGGAAAGCCTTGTGTGCAACTTTAACTTCCTTCAGTAGATTTTTGGCCTTGAGCCGCCAATCCTCCTTCGCCAACTCCTCTAAGGCCTGTGCATCAGTAAGATGTCGAGCACGCCCCTGTGCAtaggttttcttctttgtcttACCCTTCCTCTGTGCAACCTCCCGTAATCTAGCACTCTCCTCATCCATCAGTACCATATGAGCATATGAATGATCAAGCTCAGTGCTGGCATGCTTGGCAGTCTGAACAAGAAGGTCGATATATTCCCAGAGCTCCTCTGGTGGTGCCTCATTGTTAGGGGGATCGGGAAGAGCAAGTTCGAATTTCTGAATCCGAAGGGACTCAAGTAGATTGTCGCTAGTGGCTGTGACTGATGTGCGTCCGCTGGTGGCAGAAATGTTTGGGCTGTCAGTTGGGGCAGATGTGACAGTGAGAGGGATGGGGGCTGCGACTGGAACTAGACCAAAAGGAAGTCGTGCAGGAATAGGCTGGGATGATTGAGTAGTATTCTGTGCAGGTGCGTAGGCTGTAGTAGGGATGATGTTGCGGTTAAAAGGGTGAATTCCGGTCTTTTGGAATGTAGAGGTAATAGTGGTTCCCTTCATTGCACATTCCCTGGCTTTGTGAtaatgagagagaaagttTGCTTTTGAGATGGTGATCTGGTGATCTGCCGATTCCATGACAATCTGCTTCCATGCACGAGCAAGAGGTGAAAAGACACAAACATCACATGGCTGCAGAGCATGTGTAGTATGGGATGGAAGACAGAGAATATGAATATTATTTTTCTCTGCTGCATTGCAGAACTCGTAGGAGCAGTGGCTGTTATGGCCATCAAGAATAAGAAGTGCAGGATACTTTGAGTGGAGCCCAAAGTCCTTCCTCCGACAGCAGACCTCCGGAATGAAATCTTTCTTCAGCCAGGTGTATCCAAGTTCCCGATCTGTCCAGCCATTGGGAGATGAAGCTACACTATAGTGGGATAGTTGAGTGCAGCACAATGTACAGAATTAATAAATGGACTGAAGACCCACCTTGCACCACCAGGATTATCTCGGGACCATTCTGCATTTGTCCAAGCACCTTTAAAGATAACTGTAGGCTTCATACTGGAACCATCCGCAAACACCGTCTCAATAATAGTTATCCACTCCCGACTTGCGTTCAATGTTGTGAATGCTGTTTTCTGATCACGATCAACAATAACCTTCTGTGCCCCAACATCTGCAACATTGACCCCCTTCTCATCCATGTTAGCAATCATACCTGGATGAATCTTCAACCCATCTCCTACATCTATGAC encodes the following:
- a CDS encoding uncharacterized protein (BUSCO:EOG09263TQ5), which encodes MSMLARRSVARVVAQPSLLVIPSSARNMATLRELELRLKSVRNIEKITKSMKMIASTKLAKAQRAMQAGKEYGIANSEVFDHSKEESPSDSIRRLFIVVSSDKGLCGGIHSSVSKATRRALNNLADTPLEGVKIDPTSPVMVIGDKSKAQLTRAQPKNLRLTFNQIGRDIPTFADAAGVADLITKSGVEFDAVVLVHNRFVSAISYEPKAFEVKGAAALKESEGFKRYEMEDDFTKDLAEFSLANAIYAALVEGHACEQSARRNAMDNASKNAKDMIDSLTMQYNRGRQAAITNELVDIITGASAL